The Tursiops truncatus isolate mTurTru1 chromosome 11, mTurTru1.mat.Y, whole genome shotgun sequence genomic sequence GTCATCTGTTCATTTAATCACAATATCAAGTGAAGGGAAGGTTACAGATAGTTCAGAGCCTGATTGTAAATCCCTATTTAGTTTTATTACTACCCTTTCCTGTTAATAGAGCATGTTATTAGAGCAGAGAATTTGAGTTGAGTTGTATGGTGGATGATATTGCTTTCCTCCACCATCTTAGATGAGATGTCCACCTCTGCACCATGTGCAGTGCAGGGCTTTGAGGCTCTTTCCTAAAGAGTCAGTCCTGATGGGTGGAGACCCTCTGTTCACCATCCTGTTCACTCATGTAGCCTTCACTCGGTAAGGTTGAGATGAGGGGTCTGGATACTAAGTCTTTTAGCTGTTTTGCAACATGCTTGCCAGCAGTCTCTGCTCCTGCAATCACCATACTCATGCTGCACCATGGGGAGATGCCAACAGCTCTTATTGATGGGCTAGAAGTACCCTCTGAGGACAAGAGGACTTGCAGTCCTTGCTAACAACAATATTAAGACATGTTGAAAGCAACCACTATGACCATGCTGACTGTACTTCCTCCTGGATCTAGGAAGGCTGCTCCTGCTGGGGCTGTGTTTCTCTTTTGAGTCTGCAAACATGGTTGCAGTCATATGCACAGCACCAGTGGTGGTGCCTGTTGTTACAATTGCTCCTTTTATCAGGCTCTGTAGGCTTTGTAACTGCAGAATTATGTGAACTCTTAAATGCAGTATAAGTGGGAGGCATGATGAATTCATTCCTCCCCAGCATAATCATAATAGGTGGCCCCAAACACTTCAGGGTTTATGTGAAGGCTCCTGATGCTCACTTGATCTTGATTCCTTCCATAGAAATAGGTAGCATTTGCCTAGGGAAAGACAAGTAAAATAAAGTGAGACCAGAAAGACTGCTCCCTTCTATTCCTATAGCTAAACAAAAGAGCTTATAAGAATTTTGAGCTCTCAAGTCCACTCTCCCATTTGATGCAACAGTGCCCCCTACAGTATCTCCACAGTGACCACAATGATCATCCAATTTGCTTGGACAGTTTGTGTCAGTGAGAACACTtactaaaatacatttttgttagtATTTCTGCTGGTCAGGTGGTATGTGCTTTAATATTTTGATAGCTACTAGCAAATTGTGCACATCTCACTGTCACTGATGTATACAAAAATCAGTACAAGGCAGTCACAGGGAGACATACATTCTGCAACATGTCAGCTTAGCTGGGTTGGAGTATGTTCAAGAATAGATTGgatgatgaaattagaacactccctaacgccatacacaaaaataaactcaaaatggattaaagacctaaatgtgaggccagacactataaaactcttagaggaaaacataggcagaacactctatgacataaatcacagcaagatcctttttgacccacctcctagagaaacggaaataaaaacaaaaataaacaaatgacacctaatgaaacttcaaagctttttcacagcaaaggaaaccgtaaacaagacgaaaaaacaaccctcagaatgggagaaaatatttgcaaatgaataaacggacaaaggattaatctccaaaatatataaacagctcttgcagctcaatattaaaaaacaaacagggcttccctggtggcacagtggttgagagtccacctgctgatgcaggggacacaggttcatgcctcagtccgggaagatcacacatgccgtggagtggctaggcccgtgagtcatggccgctgagcctgcgcctccggaacctgtgctctgcaacgggagaggccacaacagtgagaggcccgcataccgcaaaaaaaccccaaaaaaacaacccaatcaaaaaatgggcagaagacctaaatagacatttctccaaagaagacatacagatggccaagaggcacatggaaagctgctcaacatcactaattattagagaaatgcaaatcaaaactacaatgaggtatcacctcacaccaatcagaatggccatcgtcaaaaaatctacaaacaataaatgctggagagggtatggagaaaagggaaccctcttgcaccgttgttgggaatgtaaattgatacagccactatggagaatagtatggagtttccttaaactaaaaatagaactaccatatgacccagcaatcccactactggcatatacccagagaaaaccataactcaaaaagacacatgcatcccaatgttcattgcaacagtatttacaattgccaggacatagaagcaacctaaatgtccatcaacagatgaattgataaagaagatgttgcacatatatacaatggaatattactcagccataaaaaggaacaaaacggtgtcatttgcagagatgtagatggacctagagactgtcatagagtgaagtaagtcagaaagagaaaaatatattaatgtgatatctatctatatctatctatctatctatctatctatctatctatggaacctagaaaaatggtatacatgatcttatttgcaaagcagaaatagagacacagatgtagagaacaaatgtatggataccaagggggaaggggggggtgagatgaattgggagattgtgattgacatatatacactattatgtattaaatagataactaatgagaacctactgtacagcacagggaactctcctcggtgctctgtggtgacctaaatgggaaggaaatccaaaaaagaggggatatatgtatatgtgtggctgattcactttgctgtatagagaaactgacacagcagtgtaaagcaactatactccaataaaaaaatgagaaaagctagagaaacataaaaaaaagaatagattggATGGTCAGGATGCTGCAGATGGCAATACAATATTGGATATGAAATTAAGGGTTGCTGACAGCTAAGGAATCTCTGAAATACAGCCTTGGGAAACACTTTGGAGAAGTACTAGGAACCTCCTCAGTGTGCCATGGCCTCCAAATGAGGCTCATTTGGCCCTGAGTCCTTCCAAAAATCCATGTATTTTCCAGGTGAGCCTGTGTACCAAAGCCTCTGCAGGACCTTTAGCTCTTCTCCCTAAGCACCTTGGCCTCGTCTTTTAGAGATTGCGGAGTGCTTACCACTGGGCCCTTACTCTCTTCCTCAAACCCAGTTATGTCCAGAGTGTCCCTAGCTGGAATGACCTGGGTGCTGCTGTAAGCCTCCACTGGTGGTCTCAGGATGTAAATGAGGTTTTCCCACTGAATGAAAAGATCTCTTGTATCTGAAGGGGGACACAGCTGAAGGTAGAAAGAGCGGCCAGTGGTAAGCTTCAGGTGGAGCGGTTGTTTTTTACTGTTATGGATGGATATCTTTACAAACTTCAAGGGAAGCAGCCTGGTTAGCTCTAAGATCTGTGTAGGCTTTTTACCTCTTTCCTGGGTGGCAGGGCCATATCTGTTATAGTCATCACAGATACCAGCTGGTCGGGCCAGCAGCATGACATCAGGTAGTGTGAGGCGGGGGCTGGTACGAACGATGCCGACAGTCACCATTCGGGCCCAGTTGTGCACATCAATCACTTCTCCTTTTCTGCTGACCTGTATAAAGTCACTCTCAAACACTGGTGCATAGTGGAATATAGGGTACTCCCCCTTGTACAGGTGTCGCTGCAGTTTCCCCATGGAGGTATTAAACTTGCTCATTGCAAGGCTGCCTTCGGCTTTGTAGTATGGTAATGTATATTGGCTGTTCATCGCTATCTTTTATCAAGACAGCTCCTAGAGGCTCCTCCGCACCTTCCTTACCACACCTTGCAGGGCACCCTGTTTCCCTGGTCTCGCTGGCAGGTGGGCTAGCAGTGGTCTTCTGCAGGCTTTGTCTCTGAGTGACTGAGGACAGGGTGGGGGAGCTGATTACTAACTGCTCAGTGCTAGAGACAGTTGCTCCTGGACCTGACTGTGCCCTGCCTAGAGCATGGAGACGTCAGGACATGCAGAGGTTGAGGCCCCAGTAGATATCAGGGTGCACAGATGTTGATGTGCACAGATATTGGTATTCAGTCGTAATTCCACTGCACCTCTCCTCCAGAAACTGTAGCTTCCAACTAGGCCTAAACCCCTCACAAGGCCACACAGATCAGCAGACCACCCCTCCTCCCATGGGTGGATCTAAGGATCTTAATACGTACTGACAAATTGCTTTCAGAAAGGGTTAGACAAACTTTCTGTTAGGTATGAGTTAAAACATGCATACTGTCTTATCCAGCACTTCTAACTGCAGACAGTTAGAATTAATTGTAGACAGTTTACCTTAAAGAGAATTGGACAAGGTGGTAAACAAGCTGGACGTACAGAATGTTTATCAAGGTTTATTGTAGCAAAAAATATCATAAACAGGATTAATATCTTACAGTGAggatttggttaaataaattatggagcATTCTATGGAAGAATACTCTGAAGCCGTAAGAATGATTATGTAGTTCCctatttattgaaatgaaaagatatacctgattttttttttaaagaaaaagagcaaaacaaacatTTCGAACTAGCTTTATACTTGTGGTCCAATTTATGTAAAAtcgtctgtgtatgtgtgtttgggtATGAAAGTATAATATGTTCAGTGAAATGTTTAAAGTACTTATTTCTGGATggtgtaaattttattttctttataatttctatttttttattaggATATTATTTCTATTAACAGGAAGagtaaagctatttttattaaCAATATCTATTTTTACAGCCatcaaaaatattatgttttgaCACACCCTCAAAATGCTGAGATTTTCCCTAGACATCTGTACCCTGACTACATGGTGAAAAGAGCCTTAAACATCACATTTATGCTCTATTCTTTACTCATTATCAAATTGGCCTACTAAAAAAGTTCTGAGAAATTTTgccagctattataaatattataaattcagtaagattaaaatatctttattggcaTGACAATATACATAACATGCACATACGTATGCACATAAAGCATAGTTTTTGAGTCTTCAGTTCTGTaagtaaaaatgaacattttcttcccttcataTTGAAGTATCTGGTTATTTCTggtaatatgaatattttattctttatttattgagAGGCCTAGTCACATATCAATAGCAATTCTTACTGGCCTGTCCAAAGtctttatattttgatttccacTTCACGTCTACATTATTTATAATTAGCAAAAAGAATAAGCCTAACATACGTTTACTAATCAAACTAACCTTTCAAATGTATCCAAGAGGTTCTGGTATTTGTTGAAAGGAATAGGTACCACTGGATACAGTATAATTTAATttaggtgctttttaaaaagtaaagtgaaGATATACCGATTTTCTTAAAAACACTTTTATGCTGTGCACGTATGTTACAAGATATTTATCTTAGGCTTCCACTAGACCACTGAGCTAATTGCCTTGTCTCCAGGGAAACCAGAAGCTATATTACTTGTAGGGCCTAAGGactttcaggattttttcctAACCAGTTATTAGACCAACAACAGTAGAACCTCTCTTACTTGGCCTGGTAACTATGAGTATCAGTGTAGTGTTCTGGCAAATATGTCTATTTTCATGAGTCTGATGAAGTTTATCTTAAATTCCTCTAGGTATTTAGAAAACTATCTTAATATTTGCTTCAATACTTAAGAAGCTCAGATGGCTAAATAAAAATCTACCTGGAACTGAGATTAATAAATTCTTGGGAGActaacctaagaaaacattggtacgatttatgtcagagaatgttttgcctatgttctcttccaggagttttatggtgtcatgtcttatgtatgttttgagtttatttttgagtttatttttgtacatggtatgagggtgtgttctaacttcattgatttacatgcaggtGTCCGACTTTCCAagtaccacttgctgaagagactgtctttttcccattttatattcttgcctcctttgtcaaggattagttgaccataggtgtgtgggtttatttctgggctccctattctgttgcattgatccgTATGCCTGTTTCTGTACCAAAAGGtaacatgcacccccatgttcatagcagcactgttcacaatagccaaaacatgaaaacaacttaaatgtccatcaacacatgaatggataaagaagttgtgattgTATACGTATACACAAtactgttcagccataaaaaagaatgaaataatgtcatttacagcaacatgcATACAACTGGAGATcagcatactaagtgaagtaagtcagaaagagaaagacaaataccatatggtatcacttatatgtgtaatctaaaatatgacacaaatgaacttatctacaaaactgaaacagactcatagacaaagggaacagacttgtggttgccaaggggaagcggggagggagagggatggactggggttggtagatgcaaactattacatttagaatgggtaaacaacaaggtcctactgtagagcacagggaactatattcaatatcctgtgatcaactataatggaaaagaatataaaaaaagaatgtctacgTGTGTattactgagtcactttgctgcacagcagagattggcacaaaactgaaaattaactataacttcaataaaaaaattttttaaataaattatttttatgtaaatgcaGCAGCTCTTAGCTTTTCATAGTTAGTCATTAgacattcttaaaataaatttatgttccTTCTCCTCTACATAAGAGTCTGTGTCACtgggtaaattatttaacctccctgGGCCTTATATTTGTCATCCTTGACATTGAGATGATACTTTAGGTATCGTTTAACTCCAGAATAGTTACGGTTTTGGATAGGGGTTTAACTTTTCCCCTGTAATAAAACTACTACATACTTTGGAAATAttccaaacaaaaataataaagaattattCAGATATTAACAGCTCTGGGAATTTGTGATGCAATACATAATCTTATTCTGTTGCTGAATTTCTTCTTgccaaaacttttaaaagaaccaaCATTTGAAATATGGAAATGGCAAAAATGTTAGTTCAGTAAGATGAGCATTCAGTGGGGGCAGTGCTTAAAACTATGTAAGTGAAAATATgagttaaacattttaaacagaattCAGTTAATAATGGACATGGCTGTAGTAGGCAGATTAATTCCCTCCAAAGATGCCCATATCTAATCTTTACAACTTGTGAATATGtgaccttacatggcaaagggactttgcagatatgattaagttaaggatcctGAGGTAGGGAGATACCCTGGATTATTCAGGTGGACCCAGTGTGAGCCCAATGGTCCTTatggtgatccagtgggtaagactttgtgctcccaatgcagggagccagggtttgatccctgcttggggaactagatcccgcatgcatgccgcaattaacaagtccacatgctgcactaagaagcccgcatgccacaactaagaagcccacatgccacaactaagaagtcctcatgctgcaactaaagatcccacctgctgcaatgaagatcccctgtgccacaacaaagacccagtgcagccaaaataaataagtaagtaaataaataaatatttaaaaaagaaaaaggatagagGGTCAAAGTCAGAGAAGGATATGTGATGATGGATACAGAGGTTGAAGTGATGtggccatgaaccaaggaatgtaGTTGGCTGAAAAGTAGGAAATGCATTCTCCCCTAGAGGATCCAGCCCCACCaatatcttgattttagccctgtgAGAATCATTTTGGACTTTTGACATTcagaactataagagaataaatttctgttgttttaagctactgagtttgtgataatttgttatagcagccctgggaaactaacacacattttggtacctagaagtgggatgctgctgtaacaaatacactaaaatgtggaagtggctttggaGTTGGACAGTGGGTAGGAGCTGGAATAATTTTGAGTAGCATGATAGAAAAAGCCTAGATTGCCTTGAACATAAACGTGACTATTAAAGATTCTTCCAGTAGGGCTTATAAGTAACTGATATGGTACAGAAAACCTATTTTGTCTTAGAAAATACCTAAATTGTCATAAACAGCACCATACTCAATGCTGAAAAGCAGAAAGCagttcctttaagatcaggaacaagacgaggatgaACAcacttaccacttttattcagcatagttttggaagtcctagccacaagaatcagaaaagaaaaataaaaggaatccaaattgaaagggGAAGAAATAAAGCTCTCACTGGGAATTCACttgcagtctagtggttaggactctgcacttccactgccaggggcacaAGTTCAATCtctagtcggggaactaggatcctgcaagctgcatggcgtggcctaaaaacaaaataaaacaaaacccccccaaaacaacaaccaattctcactgtttgcagatgacatgatactatatgtagaaatcctaaagttgccaccaaaaaactgttagatataataaatgaattctgtaaagttaCATGATAAacaattgatatacaaaaatatgttgtttctatacaccaacaatggactatcagaaagagaaattaaggaagcagtCCCATTTAGAATTgcatcaataagaataaaatacctaggaataaatccaaccaaggaggtaaaagacctgctgttcagaaaactataagcctctgctgaaagaaattgaagatgacacaaaataatggaaagatacactgtgcatatggactggaagaattaatattgttaaaataaccacacctccaaaggcaatctacagattcaatgcaatctctgtcaaaatacccatggcatttttcacagaactagaacaaataattctaaaatttttatggaaacacaaaagatcctgagcagccaaaacaatcttgagaaagaacaaagctggaggtatcatgctccctcatttcaaactatactacaaagctatagtaatcaaaataatattgtactggtgcaaaaacagacacatagatcaatggaacgaaatagagatcccagaaataaacccacacttatatgatcaattaatctctgacaaatgaggcaagaacatacaatggggaaaagacagcctcttcaataaatggtgttgggaaaactggacagctacatgcaaaagaatcaaactggaatactttctcacaccatatacaaaaaaaacccctcaaaatagattaaagacttaaatacaagacctgaaaccataaaactgctacaagaaaacatagacagtatgctctttgacatcagtcttagcaatatttttttggttatgtctcctcaggcaagggaggtaaaagcaaaaataaacaaatgggactacattgaactaaaaagcttttgcacagtgagctaaactatcaacaaaagaaaacagcctactgaatgggagaaaatatttgcaaatggtatatccaataaggggttaatatacaaaatatacaaataactcattcaactcaacatcaaaacaaacaacttgattaaaaagtagacagaggatctgaatagacatttttccaaagaaggcatacagatagtcaacaggcacatgaaaagatgctgaacatcactagtGGTcagggatatgcaaatcaaaaccgcaaagAGATACcagctcacacctgtcaggatggctgttatcaaagacaacaagaaaaaaaacccaaaaaacaaataaccagtgttggctaggatgtagagacaagggaaccctcctgcacagCTGATGCGAATGTAAACTATTGTCGttgctatggaaaatagtatggcagtgtctccaaaaattaaaaatagaactaacagaCAATCCAGCAaatctactcctgggtatttatctgaagaaaatgaaaacagtagtttgaaaagatatatgcacccttatgttcattgcagcattatttataatagccaacatatggaagcagcctaagtgactatcaatggatgaatggataagaaggtgtggtatatacatacacaatggaatattactcagccataaaaatattcTTGCTGTTTGTGACaccgtggatggacctagagggtatcatgctaagaAAAATGTCAggtaaagaaagataaataccattgaatgtaaatgaatgagaaaatataaacagattcatagatacagagaacaaactggcgGTTTCCAGAAAGGAGGGGGTGAAGGGCTGAGTGAAATAGGAAGAGAGGTTAAGAAGTACAGTCTTCCAGTTATAAGTCATGGGGTTGTAATGTGCATCATAGGGAATATAGTCGATAACACTAATAAATTGGTATGGTGTTAGGTGGTAacgacttattgtggtgatcgttttgtaatacataaaaatattgaatcactgtgtcatacagctgaaactaatataatattgtaagtcaattatacttcaataaaaatactttattgctaaaaactatCCATCATCTGATCTGAGTCTTCAGAGAGTTacaatctttttgctggtggaggattTTGCCTCAATGTCAATGGCTGCTGACTCATCAGGGTAGTATTTGCTGCAGGTTGGGGTGGCCGTGCCAATTTCTTAACATAAGATCATAATGAAGTTCGCTGCATcaactgactcttcctttcatgaatgatttcccTGTAGCATGCAAggatgtttgatagcattttacccacagtaaaacttctttcaaaattggagtcaatcctctcaaaccctgcagCTGCTCTATCAACTaataagtttatgtaatatttgaAATCCTGTTGTCATTTTAATAATCTttacagcatcttcaccaggagtagattccatctcaagaaaccactctCTTTGCTCATTCGTAAGAAGCATctcctcatccattaaagttttatcatgagactgcagcaattcagtcacatcttcaggcttcACTCCTAATTCTTGTTCTCTTGCagtttctaccacatctgcagttacttcctccactgaagtcttaaaCTCCTCAAAAGTCATTCATGAGGATTGAAATCAACTTCTTCGAAACTCttgttaatgttaatattttgacctcttcccatgaatcataaATGTTCTTagtggcatctagaatggtgaatcctttcctgaaggttttcaattgactgcCCAGATGCATCAGAGGAATCATAATCTATGACAGCTTAGCCTtacaaatgtatttcttaaattgtaatacttgaaagtcaaaatgactccttgatccatgggctgcagaatgaatattgtgttagcaggcatgaaatcAACATGA encodes the following:
- the GARIN6 gene encoding Golgi-associated RAB2 interactor protein 6; this encodes MNSQYTLPYYKAEGSLAMSKFNTSMGKLQRHLYKGEYPIFHYAPVFESDFIQVSRKGEVIDVHNWARMVTVGIVRTSPRLTLPDVMLLARPAGICDDYNRYGPATQERGKKPTQILELTRLLPLKFVKISIHNSKKQPLHLKLTTGRSFYLQLCPPSDTRDLFIQWENLIYILRPPVEAYSSTQVIPARDTLDITGFEEESKGPVQGLQVLLSSEGTSSPSIRAVGISPWCSMSMVIAGAETAGKHVAKQLKDLVSRPLISTLPSEGYMSEQDGEQRVSTHQD